Proteins encoded within one genomic window of Candidatus Neomarinimicrobiota bacterium:
- a CDS encoding MoxR family ATPase, with protein sequence MIKTKGRSELNTPNDELLVQELNETYQRITDEVGKVIIGQRKIMEQLLIALFSRGHCVLVGVPGLAKTLLIQTLSEVLDLKFSRIQFTPDLMPSDITGTEIIEEDQTTGKRVFKFVRGPVFANIVLADEINRTPPKTQAALLEAMQEHKVTAAGTTYTLDEPFFVLATQNPIEQEGTYPLPEAQLDRFMFNLLVDYPTTEEENEIVKSTTSAYEAELDKVASFEDISDYQALVRRVPVADPVVRFAVKLVSATRPNTADAPEFINDWLEWGAGPRASQYLILGAKTRSVLEGRPTPSVEDVKALAKPVLRHRIITTFTAEADGIKPDDIIEKLVETIPD encoded by the coding sequence ATGATCAAGACGAAAGGACGTTCAGAGTTGAATACACCGAATGACGAATTACTGGTTCAGGAATTAAATGAGACTTATCAAAGAATTACTGATGAGGTCGGCAAGGTTATCATCGGGCAGCGAAAGATTATGGAACAACTGCTCATTGCGCTGTTTTCCCGGGGGCATTGTGTGCTGGTCGGCGTGCCGGGGCTGGCGAAAACCCTGCTGATCCAGACCTTGTCAGAAGTCTTGGATCTGAAGTTCAGCCGGATCCAGTTTACGCCGGATCTGATGCCGTCCGACATCACAGGCACGGAAATTATTGAGGAGGATCAGACGACCGGAAAGCGGGTATTTAAATTTGTGCGCGGTCCGGTCTTCGCTAATATCGTGTTGGCAGATGAAATAAACCGGACGCCACCCAAGACCCAGGCTGCGCTTCTTGAAGCCATGCAGGAGCACAAAGTGACGGCAGCGGGTACGACCTATACGCTGGATGAACCGTTTTTCGTGCTGGCCACACAAAATCCTATCGAGCAAGAGGGAACCTATCCCCTGCCTGAGGCGCAGCTAGATCGATTCATGTTTAATCTTCTTGTTGACTACCCTACGACGGAAGAGGAAAACGAGATCGTGAAGTCCACTACCAGCGCGTATGAGGCGGAACTGGATAAGGTAGCCTCGTTCGAAGATATTTCCGATTACCAGGCGCTGGTCCGCCGGGTTCCGGTGGCTGATCCGGTGGTCCGGTTTGCAGTGAAATTAGTCAGCGCCACCAGGCCGAATACCGCAGATGCTCCGGAGTTCATTAACGACTGGCTCGAGTGGGGTGCCGGTCCGCGGGCGTCTCAATATCTGATACTCGGCGCCAAAACGAGGTCAGTACTCGAGGGACGCCCAACGCCTTCTGTGGAGGATGTGAAGGCGCTGGCAAAACCGGTATTACGTCATCGGATTATCACCACATTTACCGCCGAGGCGGACGGTATTAAGCCGGACGATATCATCGAAAAGCTAGTTGAGACCATCCCGGACTGA